ACAGATGCAGGTGCTGGGCGCGCAGGCCGCCCGCCGCCCGGGCCTGATGGCGGCAGCGGGCGAAAGCGTGATTCGGCTGGCGCAGGTCACCGGCGACGCGGCCCTGCTGTCGGTGCGGCGCGGGGCCAGCGCGCTGTGCCTGATGCGCGAGGAGGGCAGCCACCCGCTGCGCAGCCACGCGCTGGTGGCGGGGCAGAGCCATCCCCTGGGCGTCGGCGCGGGGTCGCTGGCAATGCTGGCCAGCCTGCCCGACGATCAGGTGGCGACCGTGCTGTCGGCCATCGCCCCCGCCCTGGCCGAGCGCTATCCGAACTTGCCGCCCGACCGCCTAGAGGCCATGGTTGCCCGGACCCGGGCCGAGGGTGTGGCGCTGAACCCCGGCCTGGTGCTGGAGGGGTCCTGGGGCCTGGGCATCGCGCTGTACCATCCGGGCGGCGGGCTGGCGGGCGCGCTGTCCATCGCGGCGGTCGAGGCGCGGATGCGCGCCGACCGCCTGCCCGACCTGATCCACGCGCTGCGGGCCGAGGCCGCGCGCATCCAAACACGACTGGCGCAGACCGCGCCCCGCCCAGGGAGAGAGACATGACCGACCCGATGATCGTCGGCTGGAGCCATACGCGCTTCGGCAAATCCGATGCCCCCGACACCGAGGCGCTGATGGCCGAGGCCGTTCCCGCCGCGCTGGAGCATGCGGGCATCACCGCCGCCGATGTCGACGGCATCTTCACCGGCGTCTTCAACAACGGCTTCTCGCGCCAGGATTTCCAGGCGGCGCTGGTCGGCATGGCGGTCCCCGACCTGGCCCATGTGCCCGCCACGCGGTTCGAGAATGCCTGCGCCACCGGCTCTGCCGCGCTGCACGGGGCGATGGACTTCATCGCCGCCGGGCGGGGCCGGATCGCGCTGGTGGTGGGGGCCGAGAAGATGACCGCCACCCCCACGGCCGAGGTGGGCGACATCCTGCTGGGCGCCAGCTACCGCGCCGAGGAGGCCGAGGTCGATGCGGGCTTCGCGGGCCTCTTCGGGCAGATCGCGGCGGGCTATTTCCAGCGCCACGGCGACCGGTCGGAAGAGCTGGCGATGATCGCCGCCAAGAACCACGAGAACGGGATGCGCAATCCCTATGCCCACATGCAGAAGGATCTGGGGCTGGCCTTCTGCAATACCATCTCGGACCGCAACCCCCGCGTGGCGGGGCCCCTGCGGCGCAGCGACTGCTCGCTGATCTCGGACGGGGCGGCGGTGCTGGTGCTGGCCGATGCCGAGACGGCGGCGGGCCTGTCCCGCGCCATCGCCTTTCGCGCGCGCGCGCAGGCCAATGACGCGCTGGCCCTGTCGCGCCGCGACGTGCTGGAGTTCCGCGGCGCCCGCGCCGCATGGGCCGCAGCCCTGGCGCAGGCGGGTGTCACGCTGGACGACCTGTCGCTGGTCGAGACGCATGACTGCTTCACCATCGCCGAGATGCTGGAATATGAGGCGATGGGCTTGGCCGAGCCCGGCCAGGGCCACCGCGTCATCCGCGAGGGCGTGACCCGGCGCGAGGGGCGGCTGCCCGTCAACCTGTCGGGCGGGCTGAAATCCAAGGGCCATCCGATCGGCGCGACCGGCGTGTCGCAGCATGTGATGGCCGCGATGCAGCTGGCGGGCGAGGCGGGCGAGATGCAGCTGCCCGGCGCGACCATGGCCGGGGTCTTCAACATGGGCGGCGCGGCGGTCACGAACTACGTCTCGATCCTGGAGCGGGTGAGGTGACGCCCGTATCCGACCGGGTGATGAACCTGTGCCATTTCCTGACCCAGAACGCCCGCCGCCTGCCCGACGCGCCCGCGTTGATCCATGGCGAGCGGGTCACGACCTGGGCGCAGATGCAGGCGCGGGTGGGGGCGCTGGCCCATGCGCTGGTCCAGGATTACGGCCTGGCCAAGGGCGACCGGGTTCTGGTGCAATCGGCCAACTGCCTGCAGATGTTCGAGACGATGTTCGCCTGCTGGCGCGTGGGCGCGGTCTGGGTGCCCGCCAATTTTCGCCTCTCGCCCGATGATCTGGCCTTCCTCGCGCAGTCGTCTGGCGCGAGGTTGATGATCTGCGGGGCCGAGTTCACCGCCCATGCCAGCGCCTGCGCGCCGCATGTTCCCGCGATCATCCCCATCGGCCCATCCCCCCTCGGCCCCGACCATGACGCGCTGATCGCCCGCCACATGGGCGCCATGCCGCCCGAGGCGCAGGTCGTGCGCGACGATCCGGCGTGGTTCTTCTACACCTCGGGCACGACGGGCCGCCCCAAGGCCGCCGTGCTGACCCATGGGCAGATGGCCTTCGTGGTCACCAACCACCTGTGCGATCTGATGCCCGGCACGACGGAATCCGACGCCTCGCTGGTGGTGGCGCCGCTGTCGCATGGCGCGGGCATCCACCAGCTGACGCAGGTCGCGCGCGGCGTGCCCACGATCCTGCCCGAGGGCGAGCGCTTCGATCCCGCCGAGATCTGGGCGCTGGTCCAGCGCCACCGGGTGACGAACATGTTCACCGTCCCCACCATCGTCAAGCTGCTGGTCGAGGATGCGTCGGTCGACCGCGTCGATCATTCCAGCCTGCGCTATGTCATCTATGCGGGCGCGCCCATGTACCGCGCCGACCAGATCCGCGCGCTGGACAAGCTGGGCCCGGTGCTGGTCCAGTATTTCGGTCTGGGCGAGGTGACCGGCGCGATCACCGTCCTGCCGCCCGCGCATCATTCGCCCGACGACGCCGCGATGCGCATCGGCACCTGCGGGCTGGCCCGCACCGGCATGCAGGTGCAGGTGCAGGACGCCCAAGGGGTCGAGCTGCCCCCGGGCGAGACCGGAGAGATCGCGGTGATCGGCCCCGCGGTCTTCGCGGGCTATCACGACAATGCAGCCGCAAACGGAAAATCCTTCCGCGACGGCTGGTTCCTGACCGGCGACCTGGGGCACATGGACGACCAGGGATTTCTGTACCTGACGGGCCGGGAATCCGACATGTACATCTCGGGCGGCTCGAACATCCATCCGCGCGAGGTCGAGGAAAAGCTGCTGACCCATCCCGATCTGGCCGAGGCGATCGTGCTGGGCGCCCCCGATCCGGTCTGGGGCGAGGCGGGGCTGGCGGTCTGCGTGGCCCGCCCCGGGACGGCGCCCGATCCGCAGGCGGTGCTGGCCTGGCTGGCGCCCAAGCTTGCGCGCTACAAGCTGCCCAAGCGGCTGCTGATCTGGGAGGCGCTGCCGAAATCGGCCTATGGCAAGATCACCCGGAAGATGATCCGCGACGAGCTGATCGTGCGCGGCGACTGGCCCCTGGACCCGGCCCGGGCGGGCTGAGGGGCGGTGCTGGTCCATCCCGGCCCCGCCGATCCGCAGCGGGTGCAGGTCGTCCCTTGCCGCGCCCATCCGCTGCGCCTGCGGCTGGCGCCCGGCCTGCCGCTGGACCGGGCGGTGGCCGAGGCGATCGGGGCGGCGGGGTTCGACGCGGCCTGGCTGTGGCTGCAGGATCTACGCTGCGCGCGGCTGTCCTATGTCATCCCCGCCCCACCGCCCGGCGACGGACGCGTGGCCTTCTACAGCGACACGCATCTGCTGGACGACCGCCCCCGGATCGTCGCGGCGGGCCTGCATCTGGGCCAGGGGCCTGCCGGGGCCGTCCTGCATGCCCATGGGCTGTGGGCGGAGGCGGAGGGCGCCCTGCGGATGGGCCATCTGCGCCCCGAGGCAACCCTGCTGGCCGGTGCGGCCGAGGTCACGGGCTGGGGTCTGGACGGGGCGGCGTTCCACCGGGCCCGGGATGCCGAGACGGGCTTCGATCTCTTTTCTCCCTGCGCGCTGCCGCGATCGCATCAGGGCGGACTGCCCTCGCGGCTGCTGCGGCTGCGGCCCCATCAGGATCTGGGGGACAGCGTCCGGCACCTTGCCGGGCCGCAGACCCGCCATGTCGCGGGTCTGGGCAGCCTGATCGGCACAAGCTTTGCGGATGCCCCCGACCTGCCCGGCCCGGCGACCGAGATCCTGATCCTAGGCCGGGACGGGCAGGACCTGCGCATCGCCTCGGTCGGGATCGAGGGCCGGGTGGGGCAGGGGCTGCTGGCCCCCGCCAACCCGGTCTGCATCACCGCCGAGCTGCTGCTGATCGACGAGGATTGAGCGGGCGCGATCAGGCCCCCGCCACCAGCGGATGCGACAGGGCGGTGGCGATGCCGCGCAGCTCGGCCAGACCCTTCAGGCGCCCGATGGCCGGATAGCCGGGCTGCGCCTTGCGGGACTGGTCGTCCAGGATGTCCTGGCCGTGATCGGGGCGGAAGGGGATGCGCCAGTCGGCCCGGCCCTCGGCGCGCCGGCGCGCTTCCTCGGCCAGGATCGCGGCGATCATCGCGACCATGTCGGTATTGCCCTCCAGATGCGCGGCCTCGTGGAAGGATCCGCCCAGATGGTCGTCCTCCAGCGCGACGTTGCGCAGATGCAGGAAATGCACGCGGCTGCCAAGCCGGGACATCATGCCGGGCAGGTCGTTGTCGGCGCGCGCGCCAAGCGATCCGGTGCACAGCGTGATGCCGTTGGCGCGCAGATCGACCGCGTCCATGACCGCCATGTAATCGGCTTCGGTCGACATGATGCGGGGCAG
The nucleotide sequence above comes from Paracoccus liaowanqingii. Encoded proteins:
- a CDS encoding IclR family transcriptional regulator; amino-acid sequence: MTPQLSLIQHMDPRDGNGTQSVDRALMLLQRLGAEGRTLAALVSDTGLNKATVRRLLLALIRAGLVEQDEARRTYHLGEQMQVLGAQAARRPGLMAAAGESVIRLAQVTGDAALLSVRRGASALCLMREEGSHPLRSHALVAGQSHPLGVGAGSLAMLASLPDDQVATVLSAIAPALAERYPNLPPDRLEAMVARTRAEGVALNPGLVLEGSWGLGIALYHPGGGLAGALSIAAVEARMRADRLPDLIHALRAEAARIQTRLAQTAPRPGRET
- a CDS encoding acetyl-CoA acetyltransferase, giving the protein MTDPMIVGWSHTRFGKSDAPDTEALMAEAVPAALEHAGITAADVDGIFTGVFNNGFSRQDFQAALVGMAVPDLAHVPATRFENACATGSAALHGAMDFIAAGRGRIALVVGAEKMTATPTAEVGDILLGASYRAEEAEVDAGFAGLFGQIAAGYFQRHGDRSEELAMIAAKNHENGMRNPYAHMQKDLGLAFCNTISDRNPRVAGPLRRSDCSLISDGAAVLVLADAETAAGLSRAIAFRARAQANDALALSRRDVLEFRGARAAWAAALAQAGVTLDDLSLVETHDCFTIAEMLEYEAMGLAEPGQGHRVIREGVTRREGRLPVNLSGGLKSKGHPIGATGVSQHVMAAMQLAGEAGEMQLPGATMAGVFNMGGAAVTNYVSILERVR
- a CDS encoding acyl-CoA synthetase; its protein translation is MNLCHFLTQNARRLPDAPALIHGERVTTWAQMQARVGALAHALVQDYGLAKGDRVLVQSANCLQMFETMFACWRVGAVWVPANFRLSPDDLAFLAQSSGARLMICGAEFTAHASACAPHVPAIIPIGPSPLGPDHDALIARHMGAMPPEAQVVRDDPAWFFYTSGTTGRPKAAVLTHGQMAFVVTNHLCDLMPGTTESDASLVVAPLSHGAGIHQLTQVARGVPTILPEGERFDPAEIWALVQRHRVTNMFTVPTIVKLLVEDASVDRVDHSSLRYVIYAGAPMYRADQIRALDKLGPVLVQYFGLGEVTGAITVLPPAHHSPDDAAMRIGTCGLARTGMQVQVQDAQGVELPPGETGEIAVIGPAVFAGYHDNAAANGKSFRDGWFLTGDLGHMDDQGFLYLTGRESDMYISGGSNIHPREVEEKLLTHPDLAEAIVLGAPDPVWGEAGLAVCVARPGTAPDPQAVLAWLAPKLARYKLPKRLLIWEALPKSAYGKITRKMIRDELIVRGDWPLDPARAG
- a CDS encoding PPC domain-containing DNA-binding protein encodes the protein MLVHPGPADPQRVQVVPCRAHPLRLRLAPGLPLDRAVAEAIGAAGFDAAWLWLQDLRCARLSYVIPAPPPGDGRVAFYSDTHLLDDRPRIVAAGLHLGQGPAGAVLHAHGLWAEAEGALRMGHLRPEATLLAGAAEVTGWGLDGAAFHRARDAETGFDLFSPCALPRSHQGGLPSRLLRLRPHQDLGDSVRHLAGPQTRHVAGLGSLIGTSFADAPDLPGPATEILILGRDGQDLRIASVGIEGRVGQGLLAPANPVCITAELLLIDED